From Flavipsychrobacter sp., a single genomic window includes:
- a CDS encoding DUF3298 domain-containing protein → MKKYITSLAVLFLLIGCGQESTEGEDVVAEDSTAFIDEQEDVSDLNGYYKSYVGVIADIPVTVNIVQYSNTISGTYYYDKIGQIINLYGTSNPDSATGKIILTEDPAVRSEDVSSIKWVLDINENIITGNWIDKKTHKSYKIDLKEDYTSAIPLGVIYKEDDRYYKGKETEPHATNTYQYIFPKRQDAKYVFTAIGKLTSCDVHSRNTLAQCIDKKNEEYYEVYFKDLADMEEQGVYDKGYALNYGAAENQYVYYNSNGWLCVSSYLWMYTGGAHGNYNSSYTCIDVSGTRIWSLDDVINDKAALLPIVEKDVRKQFAIRKGQPLNSRLLVDEMHVTDNFFLTNKGLTFVYTSYEIASYADGEVSVFVPYEQIAHLLTPAFKKRMNMNEPI, encoded by the coding sequence ATGAAAAAATACATTACCTCATTAGCCGTTTTATTTCTATTAATAGGTTGCGGGCAGGAGTCTACTGAAGGAGAGGATGTAGTAGCAGAAGATAGTACTGCATTTATTGATGAGCAAGAAGATGTTAGCGATTTAAATGGCTATTATAAAAGCTATGTGGGGGTTATAGCAGATATACCCGTTACTGTGAACATTGTACAGTATAGCAACACCATAAGTGGTACTTACTATTATGATAAGATAGGGCAGATAATAAACTTATATGGTACCAGTAATCCTGATAGTGCTACAGGTAAGATAATACTAACAGAAGATCCTGCTGTGAGGAGTGAAGATGTAAGTTCAATTAAGTGGGTATTGGATATAAATGAAAATATTATTACCGGGAATTGGATAGATAAAAAAACGCACAAGTCGTACAAGATAGACTTAAAAGAAGATTATACTAGTGCAATACCATTAGGAGTGATTTATAAAGAAGACGACAGGTATTATAAAGGTAAGGAGACTGAACCTCACGCCACTAATACATATCAATATATCTTTCCCAAGCGGCAGGATGCAAAATATGTTTTTACAGCTATTGGCAAGCTAACGTCTTGCGATGTGCATAGCAGAAACACATTGGCACAATGCATAGATAAAAAGAATGAAGAATACTATGAGGTGTACTTCAAAGACCTGGCCGATATGGAAGAGCAGGGGGTATACGATAAAGGATATGCACTAAACTATGGCGCTGCTGAAAATCAATATGTTTATTACAATAGCAATGGATGGCTATGTGTAAGCAGCTATTTGTGGATGTATACCGGTGGCGCACATGGTAATTATAATAGCAGCTATACTTGTATTGATGTCTCGGGTACACGCATTTGGTCTCTGGATGATGTTATCAATGATAAAGCGGCACTACTACCTATTGTTGAAAAAGACGTTAGAAAGCAGTTTGCTATAAGGAAAGGGCAGCCACTTAATAGCAGATTGCTAGTGGACGAAATGCACGTTACGGATAACTTTTTTCTTACCAATAAGGGGTTAACCTTTGTGTATACCTCTTATGAAATTGCCTCTTATGCGGATGGTGAAGTGAGTGTATTTGTTCCATATGAACAGATAGCACATCTATTAACACCTGCATTTAAAAAGAGGATGAATATGAATGAACCCATTTAG
- a CDS encoding putative metal-dependent hydrolase, with product MSTDIKELQYPIGECVVPESYTEAELKQWISVIAALPQWLDHCIENLDAAQLDTPYRPGGWTINQVIHHLADSHINAVTRLKFALTEDKPTIKPYNEKAWALLPDVAHTPVNVSITLLHALHRRWVAILENMTPEDFKKEYYHPEDDRHVPLWAMTSTYAWHSRHHMEHVRQLRERMGW from the coding sequence ATGAGTACAGATATTAAAGAATTACAATACCCGATAGGTGAATGTGTTGTTCCTGAAAGCTATACAGAAGCAGAGCTGAAACAATGGATATCAGTTATAGCCGCACTACCACAATGGCTAGACCATTGTATAGAAAACTTAGATGCTGCACAGCTAGATACGCCGTACAGGCCTGGAGGGTGGACCATAAACCAAGTAATACATCATTTGGCGGATAGTCATATAAACGCCGTTACTAGACTAAAGTTTGCACTAACGGAAGATAAACCAACTATAAAGCCGTATAACGAAAAGGCTTGGGCGCTATTGCCCGACGTTGCGCACACACCGGTAAATGTATCGATAACATTACTGCATGCATTGCATAGGCGCTGGGTAGCTATACTAGAAAATATGACGCCTGAGGACTTTAAGAAGGAGTATTACCACCCTGAAGATGATAGGCATGTACCGCTATGGGCTATGACGAGTACTTATGCATGGCATAGCCGCCATCATATGGAGCACGTACGCCAACTAAGAGAGCGAATGGGCTGGTAG
- a CDS encoding lysophospholipid acyltransferase family protein, translating to MMLRKLLQPVYTAWVLLSFVTFFMLMYPVLFVIGLWDDARARKVIFYFLHYMSILWLYLIAMPVKKLGFKPDDKKYIFAGNHISYMDTVVIYAAISKYFRTLGKKEMSSIPLFGFIYKQMAILVDRSSPHSRARSVRLMNRVLRNESNVGIFPEGTFNETDKPLKEFYDGAFKLAINTQTPIVPFIMLDTVHRWHYSAWWRLWPGRNRVVFLEPVAVEGLTLNDLPALKNEVYKRMETTLIAYNGNS from the coding sequence ATGATGTTGAGGAAGCTATTACAGCCGGTATATACTGCTTGGGTACTACTTTCGTTTGTTACGTTCTTTATGCTCATGTATCCTGTGCTATTCGTCATAGGGTTGTGGGATGATGCAAGAGCCAGAAAAGTTATTTTCTACTTCCTGCATTATATGTCCATATTATGGCTATACCTTATAGCCATGCCTGTAAAGAAACTAGGCTTTAAGCCAGATGATAAGAAGTATATTTTTGCAGGCAACCATATATCGTATATGGATACGGTGGTGATATATGCTGCTATCAGCAAGTACTTCCGCACATTGGGCAAAAAGGAGATGTCAAGCATTCCTCTTTTTGGTTTTATCTATAAGCAAATGGCCATATTGGTAGACCGTAGCAGCCCTCATAGTCGCGCGCGTAGTGTGAGGTTGATGAACAGGGTGCTTAGAAACGAGTCGAACGTAGGGATATTCCCCGAAGGTACTTTTAACGAAACGGATAAGCCTCTTAAGGAGTTTTACGACGGAGCTTTTAAACTGGCTATTAATACCCAAACACCAATCGTCCCTTTTATCATGCTGGATACAGTGCATAGATGGCACTACAGCGCCTGGTGGAGGCTATGGCCTGGCCGAAACAGAGTAGTGTTTCTAGAGCCCGTAGCTGTGGAAGGGTTAACACTAAACGACCTCCCAGCCTTAAAAAATGAGGTATATAAAAGGATGGAAACCACCCTTATTGCGTACAATGGCAATTCGTAA
- the ychF gene encoding redox-regulated ATPase YchF, with protein sequence MALQVGIVGLPNVGKSTLFNAVSNNAQAQASNYRFCTIEPNVGMVDVPDERIDKLAELVNPDRVLPTTIEFVDIAGLVKGASKGEGLGNKFLANIREVDAIVHVIRCFEDENVLREEGEINPVGDKEIIDTELQFKDMESVEKKMQRMQKLAKNDPKAKRSYEVLKKCYDHLSEGKNMRGLDLDSAELEEVADLFLLTSKPVLYVANVDEASILTGNKFSEALIKVATEEGAEVIVMNNTIEAQISEMDSDEDKELFLGEYGLTEPGLNRLIKAAYKLLNLITYFTAGVQEVRAWTIHVGWKAPQAAGVIHSDFEKGFIKAETIAYDDFVALGSEAACRENGKLRIEGKEYVVKDGDVMHFRFNV encoded by the coding sequence ATGGCACTTCAAGTAGGTATCGTCGGTCTTCCAAATGTTGGTAAATCAACCTTGTTTAATGCGGTAAGTAATAATGCCCAAGCACAGGCATCCAACTATCGTTTTTGTACTATTGAACCTAATGTAGGTATGGTAGACGTACCGGATGAGCGTATTGATAAACTGGCAGAGCTGGTAAACCCTGACCGTGTACTACCTACTACTATAGAGTTTGTAGATATCGCAGGCTTGGTAAAAGGGGCAAGTAAGGGAGAAGGTTTGGGAAATAAATTCTTGGCCAATATACGTGAGGTAGATGCTATTGTACACGTTATCCGTTGTTTTGAAGATGAGAATGTACTACGCGAAGAGGGAGAGATAAACCCTGTAGGTGATAAAGAGATCATAGACACAGAGTTGCAGTTTAAAGACATGGAGAGCGTGGAGAAGAAAATGCAGCGTATGCAAAAGCTGGCTAAGAACGACCCTAAGGCAAAACGTTCTTACGAGGTGTTGAAGAAATGCTACGACCATCTATCAGAAGGTAAGAATATGCGTGGGCTGGACTTGGATAGTGCTGAACTGGAAGAAGTAGCAGATCTGTTTTTGCTAACGAGCAAGCCTGTATTGTATGTAGCTAATGTGGATGAGGCTTCTATCTTGACAGGTAACAAGTTTTCGGAGGCATTGATAAAAGTAGCTACTGAAGAAGGTGCTGAGGTGATCGTAATGAACAACACCATTGAAGCACAGATATCTGAAATGGATAGTGATGAGGATAAAGAACTATTCTTAGGTGAGTATGGGTTGACTGAGCCGGGTTTGAACAGACTTATCAAAGCAGCATATAAGTTATTGAACCTGATCACCTACTTCACAGCAGGTGTACAAGAAGTGCGTGCATGGACCATACATGTGGGCTGGAAGGCACCACAAGCTGCGGGTGTTATCCATAGCGACTTTGAGAAGGGCTTCATTAAAGCAGAGACCATTGCCTATGACGACTTTGTGGCATTAGGTAGCGAAGCAGCCTGCCGCGAAAATGGTAAGCTACGCATAGAAGGTAAAGAATATGTAGTGAAAGACGGAGATGTAATGCACTTCCGCTTCAATGTATAA
- a CDS encoding response regulator transcription factor, whose protein sequence is MKKTIRVALADDHSLFRKGLIEILSSFDEVEVLFEAKNGKLFIEQLSKMPAKERPDVCILDINMPVMSGYDTARHIRNYYPKLKVLALSMYGEEDIIIKMINCGANGYILKDTEPEELLNAIKGVHSAGVYHSDLVSNKVLREAKLTEEDDVVFTEKELRFLNYCCSEMTYKEIAEEMGISHRTVDGYRDNLFSKLNLHSRTGLVLYAIKTGVVAVYK, encoded by the coding sequence ATGAAAAAAACAATACGAGTAGCCTTAGCCGATGATCATTCTCTTTTTCGTAAGGGACTAATTGAGATACTATCCAGCTTCGACGAAGTAGAAGTACTCTTTGAAGCTAAAAACGGGAAGCTTTTCATTGAGCAGCTATCAAAAATGCCTGCCAAAGAGCGCCCCGACGTTTGTATACTAGACATCAACATGCCTGTGATGAGTGGCTACGATACCGCCAGGCATATACGCAACTACTATCCTAAACTAAAGGTTCTAGCCCTATCTATGTATGGTGAGGAAGACATCATCATCAAAATGATAAACTGTGGTGCCAATGGCTATATCCTAAAAGACACTGAGCCCGAAGAACTATTGAATGCCATTAAAGGCGTGCATAGTGCCGGTGTATACCACTCAGACCTTGTGAGCAACAAAGTGCTGCGCGAGGCCAAGCTTACGGAAGAGGACGATGTGGTCTTTACGGAAAAAGAACTTCGTTTTCTAAACTACTGCTGCTCTGAGATGACCTATAAGGAAATAGCAGAGGAGATGGGCATCAGCCACCGTACTGTAGATGGCTATAGAGATAACCTCTTCTCAAAATTAAACCTGCACTCGCGTACAGGTTTAGTATTATATGCTATAAAAACAGGCGTAGTAGCCGTTTATAAATAG
- a CDS encoding sensor histidine kinase, whose product MLFAIFVILYIVVQKRKQVRHILEKERMKHQFSSELLQSKLEVQEQTSQNLSEEIHDNVGQLLSLAKINIHNIEKHAENDRAKNHAEKSKELLTKAISDLRTISHTLNGNYVLQMGLAESIQKEVGYVSSAKEINCNFNINGEQYSLGEDKELLIFRIIQESIANAIKHGDPENITVALDYQPETLLVTITDDGSGFETDVKKEGSGIGLNNIKVRTELLRGKVDISSTQNKGTVITLSIPFIHEKNNTSSLSR is encoded by the coding sequence ATGCTATTTGCCATCTTCGTTATTCTGTACATCGTAGTACAGAAGCGCAAGCAAGTACGCCATATATTGGAGAAGGAGCGCATGAAGCACCAGTTTAGCAGCGAGCTACTACAAAGTAAGCTAGAGGTGCAAGAGCAAACCTCTCAAAACCTATCGGAAGAGATACACGACAACGTGGGGCAGTTGCTTAGTCTAGCCAAAATAAACATCCACAACATAGAAAAACACGCAGAGAACGACAGGGCTAAAAACCATGCTGAAAAAAGTAAAGAGCTGCTCACCAAAGCCATAAGCGACCTGCGCACCATTAGCCATACCCTTAATGGAAACTATGTGCTACAGATGGGGTTGGCAGAAAGCATACAAAAAGAAGTGGGCTATGTATCGTCTGCTAAAGAAATAAATTGTAATTTCAATATCAACGGCGAGCAATACTCGCTGGGAGAGGATAAGGAGTTACTTATATTCCGGATAATACAAGAGTCGATAGCGAATGCTATCAAACACGGAGACCCTGAGAACATCACTGTAGCTTTAGACTATCAACCAGAAACGCTCTTAGTTACAATTACAGATGATGGTAGTGGTTTTGAAACAGATGTGAAGAAAGAAGGCAGCGGTATTGGGCTCAACAATATAAAGGTGAGAACAGAGCTGCTGAGGGGAAAAGTAGACATATCTTCTACACAGAATAAAGGAACTGTAATAACGTTAAGCATACCATTCATTCATGAAAAAAACAATACGAGTAGCCTTAGCCGATGA
- a CDS encoding aminopeptidase P N-terminal domain-containing protein, with protein MKYLPIPSKLYTDNRKRFIKKMKPNSIAIFPGNPLLTTNGDALYTYQPNSDVVWLSGIIQEKSMVILYPDNPDQSAREVLVLLRPNEHLEKWEGHKLRQDEATKISGIKNIQWLDSIDAMLHVMMHHADNVYVNSNENDRLDTSVLRTDLLFAKDLMARYPLHNYMRAAPIMKELRGIKTAAEIEVVKKAIDITRKAFLRVMKFIEPGVMEYEIEAEVTHEFLRNRATRHAYDCIIASGDSARVLHYVERNQKCNDGDLVLMDFGALYGNYASDMTRTIPVNGKFTDRQKEVYNAVLNTHNYAKSILKPGISVVDYTDKVGKYTEKQCLKLGLITRADIKNQDPANPAYRKYLYHGISHHMGIDVHDLGTRTEPVKAGMLFTVEPGLYIEEEQMGIRIENNIWLTRNGHIDLFKDFPITVEEIEAYMKKK; from the coding sequence ATGAAATATTTACCAATTCCTTCCAAGTTGTACACCGATAACCGTAAGCGTTTTATCAAAAAGATGAAGCCCAACTCCATTGCAATTTTTCCGGGCAACCCCTTATTGACGACCAACGGAGATGCACTTTATACCTATCAGCCTAACTCTGATGTGGTATGGCTATCGGGTATCATACAAGAGAAGTCGATGGTGATATTATATCCCGACAATCCAGATCAAAGTGCGCGCGAGGTGTTGGTACTGCTACGTCCTAACGAACATTTGGAAAAATGGGAAGGCCACAAACTGCGCCAAGATGAGGCTACAAAAATATCGGGCATCAAAAACATACAGTGGCTGGATAGCATAGACGCTATGCTACATGTAATGATGCACCATGCCGATAATGTATATGTGAACAGTAACGAGAATGACAGACTGGATACATCGGTATTGAGAACAGACCTATTGTTTGCCAAAGACCTGATGGCGCGCTACCCACTACACAACTATATGCGTGCGGCTCCTATTATGAAAGAGCTACGTGGTATAAAAACCGCTGCGGAGATAGAAGTAGTAAAAAAAGCGATAGACATTACCCGCAAGGCCTTCTTAAGAGTAATGAAGTTTATAGAGCCGGGTGTGATGGAGTATGAGATAGAAGCAGAGGTAACACATGAGTTTTTGCGTAACCGTGCTACCCGTCATGCATACGATTGTATCATAGCATCGGGCGATAGCGCCAGAGTGCTGCACTATGTAGAGCGCAATCAAAAATGTAATGATGGCGACCTGGTACTGATGGACTTTGGTGCTTTGTATGGCAACTACGCATCGGATATGACCCGTACCATACCTGTAAATGGTAAGTTTACTGATCGCCAGAAAGAAGTATATAATGCCGTACTAAATACCCACAACTATGCAAAGAGCATTTTGAAACCAGGTATATCGGTAGTAGACTATACAGATAAAGTAGGTAAGTATACAGAGAAGCAATGCCTGAAGCTAGGGTTGATCACTAGAGCGGATATCAAAAACCAAGACCCAGCTAATCCTGCTTATCGCAAATATCTATATCACGGTATCTCTCACCATATGGGTATTGATGTGCACGACCTAGGCACAAGAACAGAGCCTGTAAAAGCAGGCATGTTGTTTACCGTAGAGCCGGGCTTGTATATAGAAGAAGAGCAAATGGGTATTCGTATAGAGAACAACATATGGCTAACAAGAAATGGTCATATTGATCTGTTCAAAGATTTCCCTATTACTGTAGAGGAGATAGAAGCGTATATGAAGAAGAAATAA